The following proteins come from a genomic window of Lolium rigidum isolate FL_2022 chromosome 5, APGP_CSIRO_Lrig_0.1, whole genome shotgun sequence:
- the LOC124657326 gene encoding histone deacetylase 19-like, with product MVPRRVAMTHALVASYGLLPHMTRLRTTPATEHDLRAFHDDGYVRLLRDITPDGYYRRHDNNIRARARACRVGVPDEDEEADGGHYDNPVIDGLWDYCLRYAGGSLAAARALAGGRSDIAINWSGGMHHACSGKASGFCYVNDIVLAIQHLLDTFARVLYVDIDVHHGDGVEEHFKGDDRVMTVSFHRYDGDQYFFPGTGKAGDVGEGKGKYRTLNVPMKAGMDDASYLHSLFVPIMDTVMSRFRPDAVVLQCGADSLYGDRLGGFNLSVSGHAACVSYLRSCNVPLLLLGGGGYTVNHVASCWCYETAVAVGKENEIPDDIPHHGYEHYYRDQGYKLHYPVPKKSSIKKEDVDKIKQHALENLSMLNEPPPTSTLVLHHRPSTTHAIDHHKALYDDDYNPRSKRHREDDDPMERLHRLCGKADAIKFFTDLGKTYMKGKNINSPTRLAPSSIQSRPNSKD from the coding sequence ATGGTGCCCCGCCGCGTGGCCATGACGCACGCCCTCGTCGCCTCCTACGGCCTCCTCCCCCACATGACCCGCCTCCGCACCACGCCCGCCACCGAGCACGACCTGCGCGCCTTCCACGACGACGGCTACGTCCGCCTCCTCCGCGACATCACCCCGGACGGCTACTACCGCCGCCACGACAACAACATCCGAGCGAGGGCCAGGGCGTGCCGCGTCGGCGTgccggacgaggacgaggaggccgaCGGCGGCCACTACGACAACCCCGTCATCGACGGCCTCTGGGACTACTGCCTCCGCTACGCCGGCGGGTcgctcgccgccgcccgcgcgctgGCCGGCGGCCGCTCCGACATCGCCATCAACTGGTCCGGCGGCATGCACCACGCCTGCAGCGGCAAGGCCAGCGGCTTCTGCTACGTCAACGACATCGTGCTCGCCATCCAGCACCTCCTCGACACCTTCGCCCGCGTGCTCTACGTGGACATCGACGTCCACCACGGCGACGGCGTGGAGGAGCACTTCAAGGGCGACGACCGGGTCATGACCGTCTCCTTCCACCGCTACGACGGTGACCAGTACTTCTTCCCGGGCACCGGCAAGGCCGGGGACGTCGGCGAGGGCAAGGGAAAGTACCGCACCCTCAACGTGCCCATGAAGGCGGGCATGGACGACGCCTCGTACCTGCACAGCCTCTTCGTGCCCATCATGGACACCGTCATGAGCAGGTTCCGACCTGACGCCGTCGTGCTGCAGTGCGGCGCCGACTCGCTTTACGGCGACAGGCTCGGCGGCTTCAACCTGTCCGTGAGTGGCCACGCCGCATGCGTCAGCTACCTCCGCAGCTGCAACGTGCCGctgctcctcctcggcggcggcgggtacACCGTCAACCACGTCGCCTCCTGCTGGTGCTACGAGACGGCGGTCGCCGTCGGCAAGGAGAATGAGATCCCCGACGACATACCGCACCACGGCTACGAGCACTACTACAGGGACCAGGGCTACAAGCTCCACTACCCGGTGCCCAAGAAGAGCagtatcaagaaggaagacgtcgaCAAGATAAAGCAGCACGCCCTCGAAAACCTATCCATGCTCAACGAGCCACCGCCCACGTCGACTCTAGTACTGCACCACCGGCCAAGCACAACCCATGCGATCGACCACCACAAGGCCCTCTACGACGACGACTACAACCCTAGGTCCAAGAGACACAGGGAAGATGACGACCCCATGGAGAGGCTGCACCGCCTCTGCGGCAAGGCGGACGCCATCAAGTTCTTCACCGACCTGGGGAAGACGTACATGAAAGGAAAAAATATTAATAGTCCTACAAGACTAGCCCCCTCGTCTATTCAAAGTAGACCCAACTCAAAAGATTAG